The Streptomyces sp. NBC_00510 genomic interval CTGCCGCGGAAGGTCGACGGCCTGTCGAAGCGGTCGGTGAGCCCCGTATCCGACCTCACCGCCGGATGGGGGGATCCTACGGTGGTGCTGCGCTGCGGCGTGCCACGACCCGAGATGCTGACCCCGGGCAGCGCGGCGTACAACCCCACCGCGGACGCGGTGGAGGTCAACGGCGTGAGCTGGCTCATCGAGAAGACCGACGACGGCTACCGCTTCACGACGACCGGCCGCAGGACCTTCGTCGAGGTGACGGTGCCGGCCGATTACGCGCCCGAGGTCGATCCGCTGACCGACCTCGGACGCGCCGTGGAGACGACGATCCCCTCCGAACTCTGACGGGCCCGGCGGACCGCTCCCGGCCGCTCGCGCTCAGCGCAGGCCGGTGGAGCGCCGCAGCGCGGCCTGGATCAGCCGGTCCACCAGTTCCGCGTAGCCGACGCCGCTCTCCTGCCACATGCGCGGGTACATGGAGATCGGCGTGAAGCCGGGCATCGTGTTGATCTCGTTGATCACGAACTCGCCGTCGTCCTGCAGGAAGAAGTCCGCACGGACCAGGCCCTCGCAGGAGGCCGCGTCGAAGGCGGCCACGGCGAGCCGCTGCACCTGCGCGGTCTGCTCCGCGGTCAGCGGCGCGGGGACGACGCCCTCGGCGGAGTCGATGTACTTCGCCTCGAAGTCGTAGAAGTCGTGCGCGGTGACCGGGGGGATCTCCGCGGGGACCGAGGCGCGCGGGCCGTCCTCGAACTCCAGGACGCCGCATTCGATCTCGCGGCCCCGCAGCAGCGACTCCACGAGCACCTTGGGGTCGTGCCGGCGGGCCTCCTCGATCGCCTCGTCCAGGCCGGCGAGGTCGTCCACCTTGCTGATGCCCATGGAGGACCCGGCACGGGCGGGCTTCACGAAGACCGGCCAGCCGTGGTCGGCGGCGAAGTCCACGACCTTCTTGCGGGCGGCGGCCGGGTCGTTCTCCCACTCGCGCGGGCGGATCACGACGTACGGGCCGACGGGCAGGCCGAAGGAGGTGAAGACCCGCTTCATGTACTCCTTGTCCATGCCCACGGCCGAGGAGAGCACTCCGGAGCCGACGTAGGGCACGCCGGAGAGTTCCAGCAGGCCCTGGAGGGTGCCGTCCTCGCCGTACGGGCCGTGCAGCATGGGGAAGACGACGTCGACGTCGCCCAGGACCTTGGGCACCGAGCCGGGCTCGCTGTAGACGACCTCACGGCTGGCCGGGTCCACCGGCAGCAGCACCGTGCCGTCGGAGGACTCGGTGAGCTGCGCGACGCTCGGCAGCGTGCGGTCGGCGATCGCCATCCGGGACGGGTCGTCGGCGGTGAGCGCCCAACGGCCGTCGGTGGTGATGCCGATCGGCAGCACGTCGTACTTGTCGCGGTCGATCGCGCTCAGCACCGCGCCTGCGGTGACGACCGAGATGGCGTGCTCGGAGCTGCGTCCGCCGAAGACGACGGCGACGCGCGGCTTGCGGGAAGAAGGCTGAATGCTCATGTCGCGTTGACCTTACCGTTCCGGACGTCAGCGTTCCGACTTCGCGGAGCGCGACATCAGCTCCTTGACCGCGACGACGGGCTGCTTCCCGTTGTGCACGATGTCGACGACGGTCTCGGTGATGGGCATGTCGACGCCGTGCCGGCGGGCCAGGTCGAGCACCGACTCGCAGGACTTGACGCCCTCGGCTGTCTGCCGGGTGACCGCGATGGTCTCCTCCAGCGTCATGCCCTTGCCCAGGTTGAAGCCGAAGGTGTGGTTGCGCGACAGCGGCGAGGAGCAGGTCGCGACCAGGTCGCCCAGACCCGCCAGGCCGGAGAAGGTCAGCGGGTCGGCGCCGAGCGC includes:
- a CDS encoding DUF3515 domain-containing protein, which gives rise to MYRRVALVSLSAVACLSAAAVWISASGGAAGGVAVPSPSASAARMCGALHDALPRKVDGLSKRSVSPVSDLTAGWGDPTVVLRCGVPRPEMLTPGSAAYNPTADAVEVNGVSWLIEKTDDGYRFTTTGRRTFVEVTVPADYAPEVDPLTDLGRAVETTIPSEL
- a CDS encoding D-alanine--D-alanine ligase; the encoded protein is MSIQPSSRKPRVAVVFGGRSSEHAISVVTAGAVLSAIDRDKYDVLPIGITTDGRWALTADDPSRMAIADRTLPSVAQLTESSDGTVLLPVDPASREVVYSEPGSVPKVLGDVDVVFPMLHGPYGEDGTLQGLLELSGVPYVGSGVLSSAVGMDKEYMKRVFTSFGLPVGPYVVIRPREWENDPAAARKKVVDFAADHGWPVFVKPARAGSSMGISKVDDLAGLDEAIEEARRHDPKVLVESLLRGREIECGVLEFEDGPRASVPAEIPPVTAHDFYDFEAKYIDSAEGVVPAPLTAEQTAQVQRLAVAAFDAASCEGLVRADFFLQDDGEFVINEINTMPGFTPISMYPRMWQESGVGYAELVDRLIQAALRRSTGLR